DNA from Mesorhizobium loti R88b:
CCGCAATCCACCGCCTACAGCGACATCTTCAGCCTGCCGGCGCGCCACAGCCTCACCGTCACCGCACAACAGGTGGTGCTGCGCCGATATTGGCAGATCGAGCCGTCGCCGCGACCGTTGCGGTCGGATGCGGCGGAAGAATTCGCCCATCTGTTCTCGCAATCGGTGCGCAACCGCATGCGCGGAAGCCAGTCGATCGGCGCGATGCTGAGCGGCGGCCTCGATTCGTCGTCGATCGCCTGTGTCGCCGGCCTGCAGAACGCCGCCGATCGCAAACCGAAGCTGCCGACCTTCTCGCTGATTTTCGACAAGGGCTCGCCGATGGACGAGCGCCCCTTCATCGATGCCGTGCTCGATCAGCAGAAGACCGACCCGACGCTGATCCCTGTCGGCAATTACGCACCCTTTGCGGAATTCGAGCGGGTCCTTGAAGAGCAGGAAGGCACCTTCCTGGCACCGGGCCTGACGCTCACCCGCGGCATCTACCGGACGGCGGGCGCCAAGGGCATCAAGGTGCTTCTCGACGGCCATGGCGGCGACGAGGTCGTTTCCCCGGGACATGGCCATCTGCACGAGCTTGCCAATGGCGGCAGGTGGCTGGACCTTTGGCGCGAGGTCCGCAGCGCCTCCAACACCTATGGCGACAGCACGTTTGGGCTCTATTTCCAGTTCCTGACCCTTTACGGACCGGCCTGGCGGATCGCCAAGGCGAGACAGATGGCGACCAGGGTTCTCAACAAGATACGCAAGCCCACGCAAATGCAGCGCGGCCGCAGCTGGCGCGACCTGGTCAATCCAGACCTGGCCAGGCGGACCGAACTTATCGACCGCTTCCATCGCGCCGGCTACATGCCGCCCGGCGTCCAGGCCAGCGACGCGCTCAGCCATCGCTGGATCCTGTCCAACGGCTACGTGCCGCACTCTTTCGAGGTGCTCGACAAGGCGGCTGCCAATTTCGGCGTCGAACCGCGCTATCCCTTCTGGGACAAGCCGCTGGTCGAGTTCTGCCTGGCGCTGCCGGGCGAGGAAAAACTCAGCCACGGCTTTGGCCGCTATGTGCTTCGCCGCGCCATGGAAGGAATCCTGCCGGCAGAGGTCCAGTGGCGGCGCACCAAGATTGATTTCACCGCCAATCTCGTCAACGGCATGGTGCGCAACCATCGCGACCTGCTGGAACAATTGCTGGTCTCGGATGCCGACCG
Protein-coding regions in this window:
- a CDS encoding lasso peptide isopeptide bond-forming cyclase — translated: MSGVAGILLRQEPAPADAATDIQRMLARMRHRGPDGNSWWLDSGIALGHAWLNTTDEAGPGPLTMAGGKLAITADCRLDNRDELMARLGIRDRSVADATLLMRAYLRWGEASPVHLQGDFAFAIWDAERQLLFCARDHFGVKPFYYHAADRRFAFASEIGPMLDLDGIGARISERSISGFLAGLPDDPQSTAYSDIFSLPARHSLTVTAQQVVLRRYWQIEPSPRPLRSDAAEEFAHLFSQSVRNRMRGSQSIGAMLSGGLDSSSIACVAGLQNAADRKPKLPTFSLIFDKGSPMDERPFIDAVLDQQKTDPTLIPVGNYAPFAEFERVLEEQEGTFLAPGLTLTRGIYRTAGAKGIKVLLDGHGGDEVVSPGHGHLHELANGGRWLDLWREVRSASNTYGDSTFGLYFQFLTLYGPAWRIAKARQMATRVLNKIRKPTQMQRGRSWRDLVNPDLARRTELIDRFHRAGYMPPGVQASDALSHRWILSNGYVPHSFEVLDKAAANFGVEPRYPFWDKPLVEFCLALPGEEKLSHGFGRYVLRRAMEGILPAEVQWRRTKIDFTANLVNGMVRNHRDLLEQLLVSDADRIAPYVNLPQVSAAYARLLRQPDQAAPLDVQYVWRSASLSLWLRQVQHSESPA